The following proteins are co-located in the Triticum aestivum cultivar Chinese Spring chromosome 1A, IWGSC CS RefSeq v2.1, whole genome shotgun sequence genome:
- the LOC123107551 gene encoding uncharacterized protein, with the protein MCHSPSGSRATARSGRVEEFADAATEEGGESKLSALLYDVSQQVQDSLQSMLKMTGEIEQCSDEIEVEIEQAKEGVADKYRVLEEEKERFQKVALAALNILSGGI; encoded by the exons atgtgtcaCTCGCCGTCGGGATCACGCGCGACGGCGCGGTCGGGCAGGGTGGAGGAATTCGCCGACGCGGCAACGGAGGAAGGCGGCGAGTCCAAACTCTCCGCGCTCCTCTACG ACGTGTCGCAGCAGGTCCAGGACAGCCTCCAGAGCATGCTGAAGATGACGGGCGAGATCGAGCAGTGCAGTGACGAGATCGAGGTGGAGATCGAGCAGGCCAAGGAGGGCGTGGCTGACAAGTACAGGGTGctcgaggaggagaaggaaaggttcCAGAAGGTGGCCCTCGCGGCGCTCAACATCCTGAGCGGTGGCATCTGA